A genomic stretch from Microbacterium proteolyticum includes:
- a CDS encoding DUF4407 domain-containing protein, with amino-acid sequence MSFSAHRPGRFGSDGRIEFTTDEEREQYLDDILAAQNAAKPETAAHDHTAEPWGAPSSGDAPRDPFLDDDPLPSDRDATAVLDRDETAMLDRDETAVLDRDETAVLDRETEAPVPEVVSDVDPEKAPPATPAPVASEPRPTRLRRHDPRRPSLSLVRRMAVLGGADNDVLDEVPEEVPRFVQMFLVLAGTALVSALSMMFALLTGVRVSILLAIPLALVWGLIIFNLDRFLTSTMRSTKNLFRLLGLALPRVIMAALIGVVVAEPLVLQIFQNDIVREVNSTNVTQALSDQDAVTNGPEKQALDAATAQVSALENQAATGIVTGTSSTSAESAAAQQTVDQLTQQLAAQQTVIDQARAVYQCELTGQGAGTVPGCTGLAGSGASSDAAQAQLQQAQSAYDSLSTQLQQAQSTLAAANTAGAAAAASTADANKQQAQDQLPAARAQYESALAAYNARAESVADGNAGAVGLLSQITALERLSDREPVLRWAHYLIAALFFMIELLPVLVKVLTGFGGPSLYEKAEKMRGQIALDRVTARTYRKRADIIADEANKVPAAVT; translated from the coding sequence ATGTCCTTTTCCGCTCACCGGCCCGGCCGTTTCGGCTCCGACGGTCGTATCGAGTTCACGACGGACGAGGAACGCGAGCAGTATCTCGACGACATCCTCGCCGCGCAGAACGCGGCGAAGCCCGAGACCGCCGCTCACGATCACACCGCCGAGCCCTGGGGCGCCCCCTCTTCCGGCGACGCGCCGCGCGACCCGTTCCTCGACGACGACCCCCTCCCGTCCGACCGCGACGCGACCGCCGTGCTCGACCGCGACGAGACCGCGATGCTCGACCGCGATGAGACCGCGGTGCTCGACCGCGACGAGACCGCCGTGCTCGACCGCGAAACCGAGGCCCCGGTCCCCGAGGTCGTGAGCGACGTCGACCCCGAGAAGGCTCCGCCCGCAACGCCCGCCCCCGTGGCATCCGAGCCCCGCCCGACGCGGCTCCGCCGCCACGACCCCCGTCGCCCGAGCCTGTCGCTCGTCCGTCGCATGGCCGTGCTCGGCGGCGCCGACAACGACGTGCTCGACGAGGTGCCCGAAGAGGTGCCGCGCTTCGTGCAGATGTTCCTCGTGCTGGCGGGTACGGCGCTCGTCTCGGCGTTGTCGATGATGTTCGCGCTGCTCACGGGTGTGCGCGTCAGCATCCTGCTCGCCATCCCCCTCGCCCTCGTGTGGGGGCTCATCATCTTCAACCTCGACCGCTTCCTCACCTCGACGATGCGCTCGACCAAGAACCTCTTCCGGCTGCTCGGCCTCGCCCTGCCGCGCGTGATTATGGCCGCGCTGATCGGCGTCGTGGTGGCCGAGCCGCTCGTGCTGCAGATCTTCCAGAACGACATCGTGCGCGAGGTCAACTCCACCAACGTCACCCAGGCGCTGAGCGATCAGGATGCCGTCACCAACGGCCCCGAGAAGCAGGCGCTCGACGCAGCGACCGCGCAGGTCTCGGCGCTCGAGAACCAGGCGGCGACCGGCATCGTGACCGGAACGTCGTCGACGTCGGCGGAGTCCGCCGCCGCGCAGCAGACCGTGGATCAGCTCACGCAGCAGCTCGCCGCGCAGCAGACCGTGATCGACCAGGCGCGGGCGGTGTACCAGTGCGAGCTCACGGGTCAGGGCGCGGGAACCGTCCCGGGCTGCACCGGTCTGGCCGGCAGCGGCGCGAGCTCCGACGCCGCGCAGGCGCAGCTGCAGCAGGCGCAGTCGGCGTACGACTCGCTGTCGACGCAGCTGCAGCAGGCGCAGTCGACCCTCGCGGCCGCGAACACCGCGGGCGCGGCTGCGGCGGCATCCACTGCCGACGCCAACAAGCAGCAGGCGCAGGATCAACTTCCCGCAGCGCGCGCGCAGTACGAGTCGGCACTCGCGGCATACAACGCGCGCGCGGAGTCCGTCGCCGACGGCAACGCGGGAGCCGTGGGCCTGCTCAGCCAGATCACGGCACTCGAGCGGTTGTCCGACCGCGAGCCGGTGCTGCGCTGGGCGCACTACCTGATCGCCGCGCTGTTCTTCATGATCGAGCTGCTGCCCGTGCTCGTGAAGGTGCTGACCGGATTCGGTGGACCGTCGCTGTACGAGAAGGCCGAGAAGATGCGCGGGCAGATCGCCCTCGACCGGGTCACGGCCCGCACCTACCGTAAGCGCGCCGACATCATCGCCGACGAGGCGAACAAGGTCCCCGCCGCGGTGACCTGA
- a CDS encoding TetR/AcrR family transcriptional regulator produces the protein MGRTPSFERSVVVDAARDVFWRRGYAEAGIAELEEVTGLTRSSIYNAFGSKRGLFDAVLAAYLDDVVRSRLRPLGSGDPGALEAYVAEMRDAIAADTPRARLGCLLLNAGSSSLASDDAEVRALVSGYAAEMRAAIRAAVADRRPDLTPDAVDALAAVCASLVVAGLTLARADRDAALATLASIPTTLHSWGPAPA, from the coding sequence ATGGGCAGGACGCCGAGCTTCGAACGCTCCGTCGTCGTCGACGCCGCACGCGATGTGTTCTGGCGCCGCGGATACGCCGAGGCCGGCATCGCCGAGCTCGAGGAGGTGACGGGCCTGACCCGCTCGAGCATCTACAACGCCTTCGGCAGCAAGCGCGGCCTGTTCGATGCGGTGCTCGCGGCCTATCTTGACGACGTGGTCCGCTCGCGTCTGCGTCCCCTCGGCAGCGGAGATCCCGGCGCCCTCGAGGCATACGTCGCCGAGATGCGCGACGCGATCGCCGCCGACACCCCCCGCGCCCGGCTCGGCTGCCTACTGCTGAACGCGGGCTCCTCGTCGCTGGCGAGCGACGACGCCGAGGTGCGCGCGCTGGTCTCGGGGTACGCCGCCGAGATGCGGGCCGCGATCCGCGCGGCCGTCGCCGATCGACGTCCCGATCTGACCCCGGATGCCGTGGACGCTCTCGCCGCGGTCTGCGCCTCGCTCGTGGTGGCCGGCCTCACCCTCGCCCGCGCCGACCGCGATGCGGCGCTGGCGACGTTGGCATCCATCCCGACGACCCTGCACTCCTGGGGTCCCGCCCCCGCCTGA
- a CDS encoding ABC transporter permease: MSEMIAATAPDQPIFVHRGLWSVLRRRMTFWAPVAVLAVLGLIAIVPGPIAMLFGGGDPRACDLVDSALPPGAGHPFGTDLQGCDIYANVVFGTRTSLSIGLLTTALCLVVAIVLGTIAGYAGGIADTIISRLTDIFLGFPFILGAIIVLNSLGKPDPVLVSLVLAFFSWPTMARLVRGAVRSVRGADYVRAASVIGLSPVQIVLRHVLPNAIGPVLAIAATFVGSVIVAESTLTFLGVGLRAPTISWGLQLANAQSYVGTAPHMLLFPALFLSITVLALITLGDTVRDALDPKGR; encoded by the coding sequence ATGTCTGAGATGATCGCCGCCACCGCACCCGACCAGCCGATCTTCGTCCACCGCGGCCTGTGGTCGGTGCTGCGTCGACGGATGACCTTCTGGGCGCCCGTCGCCGTCCTGGCCGTGCTGGGCCTGATCGCCATCGTTCCCGGTCCGATCGCGATGCTGTTCGGCGGCGGGGACCCGCGCGCGTGCGATCTCGTCGACAGCGCCCTGCCGCCCGGCGCCGGCCATCCGTTCGGGACCGACCTGCAGGGGTGCGACATTTACGCGAACGTCGTCTTCGGCACACGCACATCGCTGTCGATCGGCCTGCTGACCACCGCGCTGTGCCTCGTCGTCGCCATCGTGCTCGGCACCATCGCCGGGTACGCGGGAGGTATCGCCGACACGATCATCTCGCGCCTGACCGACATCTTCCTGGGATTCCCGTTCATCCTGGGCGCGATCATCGTGCTCAACAGCCTCGGCAAGCCGGACCCTGTGCTCGTCTCGCTGGTGCTCGCCTTCTTCTCCTGGCCCACGATGGCCCGGCTTGTGCGGGGTGCCGTGCGCAGCGTCCGCGGCGCCGACTACGTTCGCGCGGCGTCCGTCATCGGGCTGTCGCCCGTGCAGATCGTCCTCCGGCACGTGCTTCCCAACGCGATCGGACCGGTGCTCGCCATCGCCGCCACCTTCGTCGGAAGCGTCATCGTCGCCGAGTCGACACTGACCTTCCTCGGGGTGGGGCTGCGCGCCCCGACGATCTCGTGGGGTCTGCAACTGGCCAACGCGCAGTCGTACGTCGGCACGGCCCCACACATGCTCCTGTTCCCCGCGCTCTTCCTCAGCATCACCGTGCTGGCGCTCATCACGCTGGGCGACACCGTGCGCGACGCCCTCGACCCGAAAGGACGCTGA
- a CDS encoding NUDIX domain-containing protein, whose amino-acid sequence MVVWSAGLLLYRLTPAPQVLVAHMGGPFWAKKDAGAWSIPKGEYDPDSEGALDAARREFREELGVEPPDVEWAELGTFAYSSGKKVVVFTGDGAGFTASGFVFGEFEMEWPPRSGRTASFPEVDRAEWMDLDAARDALVKGQRPAIDALAAALEALPG is encoded by the coding sequence ATGGTCGTGTGGAGCGCGGGACTCCTGCTGTACCGGCTGACGCCGGCGCCGCAGGTGCTCGTTGCGCACATGGGCGGGCCGTTCTGGGCGAAGAAGGACGCCGGAGCGTGGTCGATCCCGAAGGGCGAGTACGACCCCGACAGCGAGGGTGCCCTGGATGCCGCGCGGCGCGAGTTCCGCGAGGAACTCGGCGTCGAGCCGCCCGACGTCGAATGGGCCGAGCTCGGCACCTTCGCGTACTCCAGCGGCAAGAAGGTGGTCGTGTTCACGGGCGACGGCGCCGGGTTCACGGCATCCGGCTTCGTGTTCGGGGAGTTCGAGATGGAGTGGCCGCCGCGTTCTGGCCGCACGGCGTCATTCCCCGAGGTCGACCGCGCCGAGTGGATGGACCTGGATGCCGCCCGCGACGCACTCGTGAAGGGGCAGCGTCCCGCGATCGATGCGCTGGCCGCGGCGCTGGAGGCTCTCCCCGGCTGA
- a CDS encoding GbsR/MarR family transcriptional regulator, which yields MTDEERAETERPHADIPATAPSDVLDEAVSAFVEDFAYAWGAAGNPRMEGRVLALLLIVDEPYLSSARIADLLQASAGAVSMSTRALVNLGFLKRHAIPGDRSHYFRTEDDVWGGFLAGERDYVRRINSTLEFGLDVLPEDASRPRTRLTNALRYMTWLVGHHRKMLAEWQEYRDSTLAADASATPSGPTPADALDGEQGS from the coding sequence GTGACGGACGAAGAACGCGCCGAGACCGAACGCCCGCACGCCGACATTCCGGCCACTGCCCCCTCCGATGTGCTCGACGAGGCCGTGAGCGCGTTCGTGGAGGACTTCGCGTACGCGTGGGGCGCCGCCGGTAACCCGCGGATGGAGGGCCGCGTCCTCGCGCTCCTGCTGATCGTCGACGAGCCCTACCTGTCGTCCGCCCGCATCGCCGACCTCCTGCAGGCGAGCGCGGGCGCGGTCTCGATGTCGACCCGGGCGCTGGTGAACCTCGGCTTCCTCAAACGCCACGCCATTCCCGGCGACCGCAGCCACTACTTCCGCACCGAGGACGACGTGTGGGGAGGCTTCCTCGCCGGTGAGCGCGACTACGTCCGCCGCATCAACTCGACCCTCGAGTTCGGACTCGACGTGCTCCCCGAGGACGCGTCGCGGCCGCGGACGCGTCTGACCAATGCTCTGCGCTACATGACATGGCTCGTCGGGCACCACCGCAAGATGCTGGCCGAGTGGCAGGAGTACCGCGACAGCACCCTCGCCGCCGACGCATCGGCCACGCCCTCCGGGCCGACGCCCGCCGACGCCCTCGACGGGGAGCAGGGCTCGTGA
- a CDS encoding zinc-binding dehydrogenase yields MRAVIHHQFGEPADVLGVEEVETPTPGPGEVRLRVILSPIHNHDLWTIRGTYGFKPELPARAGTEAVGIVDAVGDGVSLEIGQRVATGGTFGVWAEYVIAPAAGLIPVSDALSDEVAAQLVAMPFSAISLLHSLDLEAGDWIVQNTANGAVGRMVAQIAKARGIHVIGLVRRQSAVAELAEQGIDNVVSTDADDWREKALALADGARVVAGVDSVGGPAAGQVLSLLSETGTLVIFGSMGAGKLELGAGDLIFRQATVKGFWGSVVSKTMDADTRGALFGELSRYLVDGTVTLPVAATFGLDDIVDAVTASDSPRVGKVLLRP; encoded by the coding sequence ATGCGCGCAGTCATCCACCACCAGTTCGGCGAACCCGCCGACGTCCTCGGCGTCGAAGAGGTCGAGACCCCGACCCCCGGCCCCGGCGAGGTGCGCCTGCGCGTCATCCTCTCGCCCATTCACAACCACGATCTGTGGACCATCCGCGGCACCTACGGTTTCAAGCCCGAGCTCCCGGCCCGAGCCGGCACCGAGGCCGTCGGAATCGTGGATGCCGTCGGCGACGGCGTCTCGCTCGAGATCGGCCAGCGCGTGGCCACCGGCGGCACGTTCGGCGTGTGGGCCGAGTACGTCATCGCGCCCGCCGCGGGCCTCATCCCCGTCTCCGACGCGCTGTCCGACGAGGTCGCCGCGCAGCTCGTCGCCATGCCGTTCAGCGCCATCAGCCTGTTGCACTCGCTCGACCTAGAAGCCGGCGACTGGATCGTGCAGAACACCGCCAACGGTGCGGTCGGCCGCATGGTCGCGCAGATCGCGAAGGCCCGCGGCATCCACGTCATCGGCCTCGTGCGCCGCCAGAGCGCCGTCGCCGAACTCGCAGAGCAGGGCATCGACAACGTCGTGTCGACCGACGCCGACGACTGGCGCGAGAAGGCCCTCGCCCTTGCCGACGGCGCGAGGGTCGTCGCGGGCGTCGACTCCGTCGGCGGGCCCGCCGCGGGCCAGGTGCTCTCGCTGCTCAGCGAGACCGGCACCCTCGTGATCTTCGGCTCGATGGGCGCGGGCAAACTCGAGCTCGGCGCCGGCGACCTCATCTTCCGCCAGGCCACCGTGAAGGGTTTCTGGGGCAGCGTCGTCAGCAAGACGATGGATGCCGACACCCGCGGCGCCCTGTTCGGAGAGCTCTCGCGTTACCTCGTCGACGGCACCGTGACGCTGCCCGTTGCGGCGACCTTCGGTCTCGACGACATCGTCGACGCGGTCACGGCGAGTGACTCGCCCCGCGTCGGCAAGGTGCTGCTGCGCCCCTGA
- a CDS encoding ABC transporter ATP-binding protein encodes MTAPVLEVTGLEVVFDVGGEDVVAVSGLDLTVGRGEIVALVGESGSGKSVSALALVGLLPERARVRGTALFGGVDLLALDENRLNAIRGSRIAVVFQDPMNALDPVFPIGRQIDEVLRVHRPGMDRAARRARVIELLTMVEIPDAAARVRSYPHQLSGGQAQRVMIAMALACDPELIIADEPTTALDVTVQREVLDVMRRLRERTGTAMLLITHDMGVVADMADSVVVLRRGEVQERADVQRIFDAPSASYTRELLSAVPRLGTSERTGVAAEGETVLDVEGLTVVYGRGARALTAVDDVSLRIARGHTTALVGESGSGKSTIGMCALGLAPITSGRVLIDGVDLRTARRTESLAVKRSVGVVFQNSTAALDPRMSIGASIAEPLRAHTSLSGRERDARVAALLSDVELPASWAGRFPHELSGGQRQRVAIARAIALEPRLLVADEPTSALDVSVQATVLDLVRRLQEELRFACLFISHDLAVVDQLSDRVVVLQRGRIVEEGTRREVLTSPREEYTRALIAAVPVPDPREQARRRSAAA; translated from the coding sequence GTGACCGCTCCCGTGCTCGAGGTCACCGGCCTCGAGGTGGTCTTCGACGTCGGCGGCGAAGACGTCGTCGCCGTCTCGGGGCTCGACCTGACAGTCGGCCGCGGGGAGATCGTCGCGCTCGTGGGCGAGTCGGGCTCGGGCAAGAGCGTCAGCGCTCTCGCCCTCGTCGGGTTGCTCCCCGAGCGGGCGCGCGTGCGCGGCACCGCGCTGTTCGGGGGCGTCGACCTCCTCGCGCTCGATGAGAACCGCTTGAACGCGATCCGCGGCTCGCGCATCGCCGTCGTCTTCCAGGACCCGATGAACGCTCTCGATCCCGTCTTCCCCATCGGTCGTCAGATCGACGAGGTGCTGCGCGTGCACCGACCTGGGATGGACCGCGCCGCGCGGCGGGCGCGCGTGATCGAGCTTCTGACGATGGTGGAGATTCCGGATGCCGCCGCGCGGGTGCGCTCCTACCCGCACCAGCTGTCGGGGGGTCAGGCGCAGCGCGTCATGATCGCGATGGCCCTGGCCTGCGATCCGGAACTCATCATCGCGGACGAGCCGACGACCGCGCTCGACGTCACCGTGCAGCGTGAGGTGCTCGACGTGATGCGGCGGCTACGCGAGCGCACCGGCACCGCCATGCTGCTCATCACGCACGACATGGGCGTGGTCGCCGACATGGCCGACAGTGTCGTGGTCCTGCGCCGCGGCGAGGTGCAGGAGCGCGCCGACGTGCAGCGCATCTTCGACGCCCCGTCGGCTTCCTACACGCGCGAGCTGCTCTCCGCCGTTCCTCGCCTGGGCACCTCGGAGCGCACCGGGGTCGCCGCAGAGGGAGAGACCGTGCTCGACGTCGAGGGGCTGACGGTCGTCTACGGCCGTGGGGCACGAGCCCTCACGGCCGTAGACGACGTGAGCCTGCGGATCGCTCGCGGACACACCACGGCCCTCGTCGGCGAGTCGGGATCGGGCAAGAGCACCATCGGCATGTGCGCGCTGGGGCTTGCCCCGATCACCTCGGGGCGTGTGCTCATCGACGGCGTCGACCTGCGCACCGCTCGCCGGACGGAGTCGCTCGCGGTCAAGCGGTCGGTCGGGGTCGTCTTCCAGAACTCCACCGCGGCGCTCGACCCCCGCATGAGCATCGGGGCGTCGATCGCCGAGCCGTTGCGGGCGCACACCTCCCTCTCGGGGCGTGAACGCGATGCGCGCGTGGCCGCGCTGTTGTCGGACGTCGAGCTCCCGGCATCCTGGGCCGGTCGTTTTCCACACGAGCTGTCGGGTGGTCAGCGCCAGCGCGTCGCGATCGCGCGGGCGATCGCGCTCGAGCCTCGGCTGTTGGTGGCGGATGAGCCCACGTCGGCGCTCGACGTGTCGGTGCAGGCGACCGTTCTCGACCTGGTGCGGCGGCTGCAGGAGGAGCTGCGGTTCGCGTGTCTGTTCATCAGCCACGACCTCGCGGTCGTCGACCAGCTGAGCGACCGGGTCGTCGTGCTCCAACGGGGCCGGATCGTCGAGGAGGGCACGCGTCGCGAGGTGCTCACCTCCCCGCGCGAGGAGTACACCCGGGCGCTCATCGCCGCCGTGCCCGTCCCCGATCCGCGCGAGCAGGCGAGACGTCGCTCCGCGGCGGCCTGA
- a CDS encoding serine hydrolase domain-containing protein — protein sequence MSTPSSVPAATLTDATAPDAPATALGSASTLGDSAATSEAAAARRDELLRAGAAYVAQWIGFQHELRGVPGIQVAIRHRGELLLDEAWGVADAATSEPLTTRHLFRIASHSKTFTATAVLQLVERGMLRLDDALSRWLPDLADAEVGAVTVRELLGHQGGVIRDGVVADFWQRGLPFPDRAEILRMAAEEGRVFAPNEHFKYSNVGYSLLGLVIEAAAGISYAQYVVDNIVRPLGLDDLGPEWDPDRADDFAAGHSAALQAGAPRRVIPHVDTRAMAAATGWFGTARDLSAYLAAHTPGDDTLVSDASKRLLQRRESDVEHAGVVRHYGLGFDVRDLDGVVLIGHSGGYPGHITRTWLDLDDDIVVSVLTNAIDGPADVLATGAVGILRLALAQLDREPGEAETTGRFASMWSVADLVDFGGATVVLHPADPDPARSAEVLDVDADGTLCLPTRASFGATGEPVSVERDAAGGVDSIRLSGMSMWPFDRYRYALSTEQPSELLKGMAL from the coding sequence GTGTCGACCCCTTCCTCCGTCCCCGCCGCGACGCTCACCGATGCCACCGCCCCGGACGCCCCCGCCACCGCGCTCGGGTCCGCGTCGACGCTCGGGGACAGTGCGGCGACATCGGAAGCCGCCGCAGCCCGACGTGACGAGCTCCTCCGCGCGGGCGCCGCCTACGTCGCCCAGTGGATCGGCTTTCAGCACGAGCTGCGGGGGGTTCCCGGCATCCAGGTCGCGATCCGCCACCGCGGCGAGCTGCTGCTCGACGAGGCATGGGGCGTCGCCGACGCCGCGACGTCCGAGCCGCTGACGACGCGCCATCTGTTCCGCATCGCTTCGCACTCGAAGACGTTCACCGCGACCGCGGTGCTGCAGCTCGTCGAACGGGGGATGCTGCGCCTCGACGACGCGCTCTCTCGATGGCTGCCCGACCTGGCGGATGCCGAGGTGGGCGCGGTCACCGTGCGCGAGCTGCTGGGGCACCAGGGCGGCGTCATCCGCGACGGCGTCGTCGCCGACTTCTGGCAGCGCGGGTTGCCGTTCCCGGATCGTGCCGAGATCCTTCGCATGGCGGCGGAGGAAGGGCGGGTGTTCGCCCCGAACGAGCACTTCAAGTATTCAAATGTCGGGTACTCGCTGCTGGGTCTCGTGATCGAGGCCGCGGCGGGGATCTCGTACGCGCAATACGTCGTCGACAACATCGTGCGGCCGCTCGGCCTCGACGATCTCGGACCCGAATGGGACCCCGACCGCGCCGACGACTTCGCCGCCGGTCACAGCGCAGCGCTTCAGGCGGGTGCGCCGCGGCGCGTGATCCCCCACGTCGACACTCGCGCCATGGCGGCGGCGACCGGGTGGTTCGGCACCGCGCGAGACCTCTCGGCCTACCTCGCCGCGCACACGCCCGGCGACGACACCCTCGTCTCGGACGCGTCGAAGCGGCTGCTGCAGCGGCGGGAGTCCGACGTCGAGCACGCCGGCGTCGTCCGGCACTATGGGCTCGGCTTCGACGTGCGCGACCTCGACGGCGTGGTCCTCATCGGGCACAGCGGAGGCTACCCCGGCCACATCACGCGCACGTGGCTCGACCTCGATGACGACATCGTCGTGAGCGTGCTGACCAACGCCATCGACGGGCCCGCCGACGTTCTCGCGACGGGGGCCGTCGGCATCCTGCGCCTGGCCCTCGCTCAACTCGACCGCGAGCCGGGTGAAGCCGAGACAACGGGGCGGTTCGCGAGTATGTGGAGCGTGGCCGACCTCGTCGACTTCGGCGGGGCCACCGTGGTGCTGCACCCGGCCGACCCCGATCCCGCCCGCTCCGCCGAGGTGCTCGACGTCGACGCCGACGGGACCCTGTGTCTGCCGACCCGCGCGAGCTTCGGGGCCACCGGGGAGCCCGTGAGCGTCGAGCGGGATGCCGCGGGCGGCGTCGACTCGATCCGGTTGAGCGGCATGTCGATGTGGCCCTTCGACCGCTATCGCTACGCTCTGTCGACGGAGCAGCCGTCGGAGCTGCTGAAGGGGATGGCCCTGTGA
- a CDS encoding pyridoxal-dependent decarboxylase — protein sequence MLADLWHAPSVDGAAGTSTIGSAEACMLGGLALKRRWRHARRAAGKSTEKPNLVMSSAAQACWEKFCNYGDVEARYIPVTDEHPVFDGHDLADCVENTIGVVAVIGVLTRGRASPWLPSPRLLDAIEQTTGLDIAIHVDGAPFLPPELEWDFRLERVLGTQVRRRLPGVGWIWREEKWLPEDFVLRASYLGGDMPTFALNSSRPGCCCSSPCSSGSVSRGTPPCSGVCRRSRCTCRAASGRWVRSSSSATAATCRCSRGACARATPRTGTCTTSPTGCAHTTGSCPHTRCPTTCPTAPCSAWWSGPG from the coding sequence ATGCTCGCCGACCTCTGGCACGCGCCCTCGGTCGACGGCGCCGCCGGCACCTCGACGATCGGCTCGGCGGAGGCGTGCATGCTCGGCGGCCTCGCCCTGAAGCGCCGTTGGCGGCACGCGCGCCGCGCCGCCGGGAAGTCGACCGAGAAGCCCAACCTCGTCATGAGCAGTGCCGCGCAGGCGTGCTGGGAGAAGTTCTGCAACTACGGGGACGTCGAGGCGCGCTACATCCCCGTCACCGACGAGCACCCGGTGTTCGACGGCCACGACCTCGCCGACTGCGTCGAGAACACGATCGGGGTCGTCGCCGTTATCGGGGTACTTACACGGGGGCGCGCAAGCCCGTGGCTTCCATCTCCCAGGCTTCTGGATGCCATCGAGCAGACGACCGGCCTCGACATCGCGATCCACGTCGACGGCGCGCCGTTCCTCCCGCCCGAGCTGGAGTGGGACTTCCGGCTCGAGCGCGTGCTCGGGACACAAGTACGGCGGCGTCTACCCGGTGTCGGGTGGATCTGGCGCGAAGAGAAGTGGCTGCCTGAAGATTTTGTGCTCCGGGCCAGCTATCTCGGCGGCGACATGCCCACGTTCGCGCTGAACTCCTCGCGCCCCGGGTGCTGCTGCAGTTCTCCCTGTTCCTCCGGCTCGGTTTCGAGGGGTACGCCACCGTGCAGCGGGGTCTGCAGAAGGTCGCGCTGCACCTGTCGCGCGGCATCGGGGAGATGGGTCCGTTCGAGCTCGTCAGCGACGGCAGCGACCTGCCGGTGTTCGCGCGGCGCATGCGCCCGGGCTACACCGAGAACTGGAACCTGCACCACCTCTCCCACCGGCTGCGCACACACGACTGGCTCGTGCCCGCATACCCGCTGCCCGACGACATGTCCGACCGCACCGTGCAGCGCATGGTGGTCCGGGCCGGGCTGA
- a CDS encoding aldo/keto reductase family protein — translation MVGYRYLGNSGFKISEITLGNWVTHGSQVGDDAAIATVHAALDAGITTFDTADTYANTAAETVLGRALEGQRRESLEIFTKVYFPTGPMGPNDTGLSRKHIMDSINGSLKRLGTDYVDLYQAHRFDYETPLEETFQAFADVVRQGKALYIGVSEWTAEQLREGHALAKQLGIQLISNQPQYSMLWRVIEGKVVPTSEELGISQIVWSPMAQGVLSGKYLPGQPVPEGSRATDEKSGATFIKRFLRDDVLEAVQRLKPIADGAGLSLPQLAIAWVLQNPNIAAALVGASRPEQLADTVKASGVTLDAGTLAAIDAALGDAVFSDPENTYEVSPKQRLV, via the coding sequence ATGGTCGGTTATCGCTATCTCGGAAACAGTGGATTCAAGATCTCGGAGATCACCCTCGGCAACTGGGTGACCCATGGCTCGCAGGTCGGTGACGACGCCGCGATCGCGACGGTGCACGCCGCGCTCGACGCCGGCATCACGACGTTCGACACCGCCGACACGTACGCCAACACGGCGGCAGAGACGGTGCTCGGCAGGGCCCTCGAGGGTCAGCGCCGCGAGTCGCTCGAGATCTTCACGAAGGTGTACTTCCCCACCGGCCCCATGGGGCCGAACGACACCGGGCTCAGCCGCAAGCACATCATGGACTCCATCAACGGGTCGCTGAAGCGCCTGGGCACCGACTACGTCGACCTCTACCAGGCGCACCGATTCGACTACGAGACCCCGCTGGAAGAGACGTTCCAGGCCTTCGCCGACGTGGTCCGCCAGGGTAAGGCGCTGTACATCGGCGTCTCGGAGTGGACCGCCGAGCAGTTGCGCGAGGGTCACGCGCTGGCGAAGCAGCTCGGCATCCAGCTCATCTCGAACCAGCCGCAGTACTCCATGCTGTGGCGCGTGATCGAGGGCAAGGTCGTGCCGACCAGCGAAGAGCTGGGCATTTCGCAGATCGTCTGGTCGCCGATGGCGCAGGGTGTGCTGAGCGGAAAGTACCTGCCCGGTCAGCCCGTGCCCGAGGGCTCGCGCGCGACCGACGAGAAGAGCGGTGCCACGTTCATCAAGCGGTTCCTGCGCGATGACGTGCTCGAAGCGGTGCAGCGCCTCAAGCCGATCGCCGACGGGGCCGGGCTCAGCCTGCCGCAGCTCGCGATCGCGTGGGTGCTGCAGAACCCGAACATCGCTGCCGCTCTCGTGGGGGCCTCCCGCCCCGAACAGCTCGCCGACACCGTGAAGGCATCGGGCGTGACCCTGGATGCCGGTACCCTCGCCGCGATCGACGCGGCGCTCGGAGACGCGGTGTTCTCCGACCCCGAGAACACGTACGAGGTGTCGCCGAAGCAGCGCCTGGTCTGA